A genomic segment from Biomphalaria glabrata chromosome 16, xgBioGlab47.1, whole genome shotgun sequence encodes:
- the LOC106069002 gene encoding anion exchange protein 2-like isoform X3 yields the protein MAFHGRDKSRSGGIAEESIPLTSDQDGDGGNTDSLPSSESTLTPQEEAARTPLRAVNTEPVISRQTSWDMQEENVTRLTFLHDEVEKMFETEWRIEHETLTTDPNSKAQAAHVLGRESSKLALSESYHVDEAEYSRHRKVSYPHIHQPLRSLSNKSLSKSSKSHKEKKKGKKKKKKEKLRSFPSQGAIKSPTILEVEEEHVEALSDSDSSFSNDDSSDDDNDYEDGIRIRSDTLEESSVTPSVQVQPPTPSTPQELITISGLEQEETTSNSGLVDFFIGPDFPTPLNEQPEHFPQSLPAESNEPQLQDSGDTFTISDEETGLKSNGILHAHSDQSDVQLSGQETDAIQEAARSHRPDYLNLALSDGVGTPSPKASVPVREYSSGGKVKFVVGDDSSYPSYGNFQTPMPVVAGEEQTIKEQEPEEEEDKENVWKRKKRRDSGSKRRGSSDDEDHALLRVPSMEGSQSTKSGKRRHHHHHEHFHREDLIMRRQKGSEVKLDEALKKSPTETEEASMLYKADLDEMASHRFEDQRGIRRHKIARSKGALHSIVHIGKSHHVKKSKTVKKFDHSPHEVFVELDELHAGTEDTWEWREKARWIKFEEDVEEGADRWGKPHVASLSFHSLLELRRGLENGTVLLDLEASDLTSIIHNVVENMVIRDLVEEEVKGKLLRTLLLKHKHVSGRSAFLRRNPSYSNLASLDSSGKRHQQNDKGLLTSISQSSFGSNLGLSKSASTTSMTEKRLKENKAAAKLEMVKVDVDNNMTDKQTDGIHIGITPVEQKKHVQDIMRRIPKGAEASNVLVGQVDFLKKPAMAFVRLAEGQMLENLTEVPLPVRFLFILLGPEKGGMDYHEVGRSLSTLMSNQQFHNVAYRAESREDLLRAINSFLDDSIVLPPGDWDHRTLLPITHMARKRALLRKQKKKDMEEKEALLYDKSDIPSDPLKRTGCLFGGVYNDIRRRFPLYWSDIKDGLNAQCLKTLFFIFFTCLSPCIAFGGLLSEKTNRLMGVVETMVATSVFGMMFSLLSGQPLLIIGATGPVLVFEESLYKFCKSHELEFLPFRFWIGLWVCTITTIAVALEGSFLVRYVTRFVEEIFAILISLIFIYEVVKKLVQIFTENPLQEFYCEELPLGNMNDSNLTDISNRTFKLYNATFDWLNETPSASYMYSSREDTEDFGTKKNQPNTALLSLILVFGTFLIAYFLRIFRNSKFLGRSVRRALGDFGVLIALVCMVILSFIMKTTYVQKLDMTDPLTPTASNRGWFINPMGMHKPFPVWVIFASALPGFLIFILLFMETQITEMILNKKERKLKKGSGYHLDQILLGLLTFLGGLFGLPWMCAATVRTVAHISALSEYSSTHAPGEKPQLLGVKEQRVTNFCVHLLIGAALAAGPVLREVPVPALFGVFLYLGVSTLSGVQMFERMKLLLMPVKYHPSVVYVRKVRTGQMHKFTLIQLACLIFMIVIKSTDAALAFPFLLVLLMPFRLKIVSKFFTHDELEHLDMEEEDFELDEEDDPDFYQQAHMPI from the exons ATGGCCTTCCACGGACGAGACAAGTCTAGATCAGGAGGG ATTGCTGAGGAATCTATACCATTGACATCTGATCAAGATGGTGATGGAGGCAACACAGATTCCTTACCAAGTTCTGAAAGTACTTTAACTCCTCAAGAAGAAGCGGCTAGAACTCCCCTAAGAGCTGTGAACACAGAGCCAGTCATATCAAGGCAAACATCTTGGGACATGCAAGAGGAAAATGTTACTAGGTTGACTTTCCTGCATGATGAG GTGGAGAAAATGTTTGAGACTGAATGGAGAATAGAACATGAGACACTTACAACTGACCCAAACTCCAAAGCCCAAGCAGCTCATGTGCTGGGCAGAGAAAGCAGTAAATTGGCCCTATCAGAGTCATACCATGTTGATGAAGCTGAGTATTCAC GACACCGTAAAGTTTCTTACCCTCATATTCATCAACCTTTGAGGTCTCTTTCCAACAAGTCCCTCAGCAAGTCTTCCAAGTCtcacaaggaaaagaaaaaaggaaagaaaaagaagaaaaaagaaaaattaagaaGTTTCCCATCTCAAGGAGCAATTAAAAGTCCCACAATTTTAGAAGTGGAAGAAGAACATGTAGAAGCGCTTTCA GATTCAGACAGCAGTTTTAGCAATGATGATTCCTCTGATGATGACAATGATTATGAAGATGGTATCAGAATCAGGAGTGATACTCTAGAGGAGAGCTCTGTAACTCCATCTGTTCAAGTTCAGCCTCCTACTCCTTCCACACCTCAGGAACTGATAACCATTTCAGGTTTAGAACAGGAAGAAACTACTTCAAACTCTGGACTT GTTGACTTTTTTATTGGGCCTGATTTCCCAACACCTTTAAATGAACAACCAGAACACTTTCCTCAATCACTTCCTGCTGAATCCAATGAGCCCCAACTTCAAGACTCGGGTGACACTTTCACTATCTCTGATGAAGAAACTGGCTTAAAATCTAATGGTATACTACATGCACATTCTGACCAATCTGATGTTCAGTTATCAGGCCAGGAAACAGATGCTATTCAAGAAGCTGCACGTTCCCATAGGCCTGATTACCTTAACCTTGCTCTTTCTGATGGTGTGGGAACACCTTCACCTAAAGCAAGTGTGCCTGTCAGAGAATATAGTTCTGGGGGCAAAGTCAAGTTTGTTGTTG GTGATGATTCCAGTTATCCAAGCTATGGAAATTTCCAGACACCTATGCCAGTTGTAGCTGGTGAAGAgcaaacaattaaagaacaagaACCTGAAGAGGAGGAAGACAAAGAAAATgtgtggaaaagaaaaaaaagaagagattcAGGCAGCAAAAGAAGAGGCAGCAGTGATGATGAAGATCATGCTTTACTTAGAGTTCCTAG CATGGAAGGCAGTCAGTCAACAAAATCAGGCAAACGTCGACATCATCATCACCATGAACATTTTCACCGAGAAGATTTAATCATGAGACGCCAGAAAGGAAGTGAGGTCAAGTTAGATGAAGCTTTAAAGAAATCTCCCACAGAGACAGAGGAAGCCTCAATGTTATACAAAGCAGATCTTGATGAAATGGCAA GTCATAGATTTGAAGATCAGAGAGGTATCAGGAGACATAAAATAGCTAGAAGTAAAGGGGCACTACACTCCATTGTACACATTGGAAAATCACACCATGTGAAGAAAAGTAAAACTGTTAAAAAGTTTGATCACAGTCCACATGAG GTGTTTGTTGAACTTGATGAGCTTCATGCTGGAACTGAAGACACATGGGAGTGGCGGGAGAAAGCTCGATGGATTAAATTTGAAGAGGATGTTGAGGAAGGTGCAGATAGGTGGGGCAAACCACATGTTGCTTCATTGTCTTTTCATTCACTTCTAGAACTAAGACGAGGATTAGAGAATG GTACTGTATTGCTAGACTTGGAGGCATCAGATTTAACATCTATCATTCATAATGTTGTGGAAAATATGGTTATTAGAGACTTGGTGGAGGAGGAAGTCAAAGGGAAGCTACTTAGGACTCTACTTCTGAAGCACAA GCATGTGAGTGGCCGGTCCGCATTTCTACGGCGTAATCCTTCTTATTCTAATTTGGCCAGCCTGGATAGTTCAGGGAAAAG ACACCAGCAGAATGACAAAGGCCTACTCACATCAATTTCTCAAAGTAGTTTTGGCTCAAACCTTGGTTTGAGTAAATCTGCCAGTACTACTTCCATGACTGAGAAAAGATTAAAGGAAAATAAAGCTGCTGCCAAGTTGGAGATGGTTAAAGTGGACGTTGATAACAATATG actGACAAACAAACAGATGGCATACATATCGGGATAACACCTGTTGAACAAAAGAAGCATGTACAAGATATCATGCGCCGTATACCCAAAG GAGCTGAAGCCAGCAATGTTCTAGTTGGTCAAGTGGATTTCCTTAAGAAACCTGCCATGGCATTTGTTAGGCTTGCTGAGGGTCAGATGTTGGAGAATTTAACAGAAGTTCCTTTACCTGTCAG gtttttgtttatattgctTGGCCCAGAGAAAGGAGGAATGGATTACCATGAAGTTGGTCGCTCATTGTCAACATTGATGTCCAATCAG CAATTTCACAATGTTGCTTATCGGGCTGAGTCACGAGAAGACTTACTGCGTGCTATTAATAGTTTTTTGGATGATTCTATTGTGCTTCCCCCTGGTGACTGGGACCATCGGACACTTCTACCTATTACGCACATGGCAAGAAAACGAGCTTTGCTAAGgaagcagaaaaaaaaggacatggaagagaaagaag CCTTACTCTATGATAAATCTGACATTCCTAGTGACCCACTGAAAAGAACTGGCTGTCTGTTTGGAGGAGTTTATAATGACATACGAAGGCGCTTTCCACTTTACTGGAGTGATATCAAAGATGGTTTGAATGCTCAGTgtctcaagactttgttcttcATCTTCTTCACCTGTTTGTCTCCTTGTATAGCATTTGGGGGATTGTTGA GTGAAAAGACAAACAGACTAATGGGTGTAGTAGAGACTATGGTAGCAACATCTGTATTTGGGATGATGTTTAGTTTACTGTCAGGTCAGCCTCTACTTATCATTGGTGCCACTGGACCAGTTCTTGTTTTTGAAGAAAGTTTATACAAA TTTTGTAAATCTCATGAGCTTGAGTTCCTGCCTTTTCGGTTCTGGATAGGTTTATGGGTTTGTACCATAACAACTATTGCAGTGGCTTTAGAGGGCAGCTTTCTTGTCCGTTATGTGACACGTTTTGTTGAGGAGATATTTGCCATCTTAATCTCACTTATCTTTATTTATGAAGTAGTGAAAAAACTTGTGCAG ATTTTTACAGAAAATCCACTTCAAGAGTTCTATTGTGAGGAATTACCTCTGGGTAACATGAATGACAGTAACTTGACAGACATTTCTAATAGAACTTTTAAACTTTACAATGCTACATTTGATTGGTTAAATGAAACACCATCAGCAAGCTACATGTACAGTTCTAGGGAGGACACAGAAGACTTTGGCACCAAAAAGAATCAACCTAACACTGCATTGTTATCTCTTATCTTGGTGTTTGGTACATTCCTAATAGCTTACTTCCTCAGGATATTTCGAAACAGCAAGTTTCTTGGACGAAGT gtgcgGCGTGCATTGGGAGACTTCGGTGTGCTCATTGCATTAGTTTGTATGGTTATTCTTAGTTTTATTATGAAGACAACATATGTGCAG AAACTAGACATGACTGACCCACTGACCCCTACAGCATCCAACCGTGGTTGGTTTATTAACCCAATGGGCATGCataagccatttcctgtttgggTGATATTTGCTTCTGCTCTGCCAGGGTTTTTGATATTTATACTTTTGTTTATGGAAACACAAATAACTGA GATGATTCTGAACAAAAAGGAGCGTAAACTAAAGAAAGGTTCTGGCTATCATTTAGATCAGATCCTTTTGGGACTATTGACTTTCCTTGGTGGTTTGTTTGGTCTTCCTTGGATGTGTGCAGCTACAGTCAGGACAGTGGCCCATATCAGTGCATTGAGTGAATACAGCAGTACTCATGCACCAGGAGAAAAACCTCAACTACTTGGAGTCAAAGAACAAAGAGTCACTAATTTTTGTGTACATCTGTTGATTG GTGCTGCTCTGGCTGCTGGTCCAGTGCTGAGAGAAGTTCCAGTACCTGCCCTGTTTGGTGTCTTCCTCTATCTTGGTGTTTCAACACTTAGTGGTGTACAgatgtttgaaagaatgaaacttTTGTTGATGCCTGTTAAATATCACCCTTCTGTGGTTTATGTCAGAAAG gtACGGACTGGACAGATGCACAAGTTTACATTGATCCAATTGGCTTGTCTTATATTCATGATAGTTATCAAGTCCACTGATGCTGCTCTGGCCTTCCCATTCCTTCTTGTCCTACTTATGCCTTTCAGATTGAAGATTGTTAGTAAATTTTTTACACATGATGAGCTGGAGCAT CTTGACATGGAGGAGGAAGATTTTGAATTGGATGAAGAAGATGATCCTGATTTCTATCAACAAGCTCACATGCCTATATAA
- the LOC106069002 gene encoding anion exchange protein 2-like isoform X1, protein MAFHGRDKSRSGGIAEESIPLTSDQDGDGGNTDSLPSSESTLTPQEEAARTPLRAVNTEPVISRQTSWDMQEENVTRLTFLHDEVEKMFETEWRIEHETLTTDPNSKAQAAHVLGRESSKLALSESYHVDEAEYSRHRKVSYPHIHQPLRSLSNKSLSKSSKSHKEKKKGKKKKKKEKLRSFPSQGAIKSPTILEVEEEHVEALSDSDSSFSNDDSSDDDNDYEDGIRIRSDTLEESSVTPSVQVQPPTPSTPQELITISGLEQEETTSNSGLVDFFIGPDFPTPLNEQPEHFPQSLPAESNEPQLQDSGDTFTISDEETGLKSNGILHAHSDQSDVQLSGQETDAIQEAARSHRPDYLNLALSDGVGTPSPKASVPVREYSSGGKVKFVVGDDSSYPSYGNFQTPMPVVAGEEQTIKEQEPEEEEDKENVWKRKKRRDSGSKRRGSSDDEDHALLRVPSMEGSQSTKSGKRRHHHHHEHFHREDLIMRRQKGSEVKLDEALKKSPTETEEASMLYKADLDEMASHRFEDQRGIRRHKIARSKGALHSIVHIGKSHHVKKSKTVKKFDHSPHEVFVELDELHAGTEDTWEWREKARWIKFEEDVEEGADRWGKPHVASLSFHSLLELRRGLENGTVLLDLEASDLTSIIHNVVENMVIRDLVEEEVKGKLLRTLLLKHKHVSGRSAFLRRNPSYSNLASLDSSGKRHQQNDKGLLTSISQSSFGSNLGLSKSASTTSMTEKRLKENKAAAKLEMVKVDVDNNMPTLPEDMNKVSDYGTISRNGSLSPSPNKTMPIVESDLTDKQTDGIHIGITPVEQKKHVQDIMRRIPKGAEASNVLVGQVDFLKKPAMAFVRLAEGQMLENLTEVPLPVRFLFILLGPEKGGMDYHEVGRSLSTLMSNQQFHNVAYRAESREDLLRAINSFLDDSIVLPPGDWDHRTLLPITHMARKRALLRKQKKKDMEEKEALLYDKSDIPSDPLKRTGCLFGGVYNDIRRRFPLYWSDIKDGLNAQCLKTLFFIFFTCLSPCIAFGGLLSEKTNRLMGVVETMVATSVFGMMFSLLSGQPLLIIGATGPVLVFEESLYKFCKSHELEFLPFRFWIGLWVCTITTIAVALEGSFLVRYVTRFVEEIFAILISLIFIYEVVKKLVQIFTENPLQEFYCEELPLGNMNDSNLTDISNRTFKLYNATFDWLNETPSASYMYSSREDTEDFGTKKNQPNTALLSLILVFGTFLIAYFLRIFRNSKFLGRSVRRALGDFGVLIALVCMVILSFIMKTTYVQKLDMTDPLTPTASNRGWFINPMGMHKPFPVWVIFASALPGFLIFILLFMETQITEMILNKKERKLKKGSGYHLDQILLGLLTFLGGLFGLPWMCAATVRTVAHISALSEYSSTHAPGEKPQLLGVKEQRVTNFCVHLLIGAALAAGPVLREVPVPALFGVFLYLGVSTLSGVQMFERMKLLLMPVKYHPSVVYVRKVRTGQMHKFTLIQLACLIFMIVIKSTDAALAFPFLLVLLMPFRLKIVSKFFTHDELEHLDMEEEDFELDEEDDPDFYQQAHMPI, encoded by the exons ATGGCCTTCCACGGACGAGACAAGTCTAGATCAGGAGGG ATTGCTGAGGAATCTATACCATTGACATCTGATCAAGATGGTGATGGAGGCAACACAGATTCCTTACCAAGTTCTGAAAGTACTTTAACTCCTCAAGAAGAAGCGGCTAGAACTCCCCTAAGAGCTGTGAACACAGAGCCAGTCATATCAAGGCAAACATCTTGGGACATGCAAGAGGAAAATGTTACTAGGTTGACTTTCCTGCATGATGAG GTGGAGAAAATGTTTGAGACTGAATGGAGAATAGAACATGAGACACTTACAACTGACCCAAACTCCAAAGCCCAAGCAGCTCATGTGCTGGGCAGAGAAAGCAGTAAATTGGCCCTATCAGAGTCATACCATGTTGATGAAGCTGAGTATTCAC GACACCGTAAAGTTTCTTACCCTCATATTCATCAACCTTTGAGGTCTCTTTCCAACAAGTCCCTCAGCAAGTCTTCCAAGTCtcacaaggaaaagaaaaaaggaaagaaaaagaagaaaaaagaaaaattaagaaGTTTCCCATCTCAAGGAGCAATTAAAAGTCCCACAATTTTAGAAGTGGAAGAAGAACATGTAGAAGCGCTTTCA GATTCAGACAGCAGTTTTAGCAATGATGATTCCTCTGATGATGACAATGATTATGAAGATGGTATCAGAATCAGGAGTGATACTCTAGAGGAGAGCTCTGTAACTCCATCTGTTCAAGTTCAGCCTCCTACTCCTTCCACACCTCAGGAACTGATAACCATTTCAGGTTTAGAACAGGAAGAAACTACTTCAAACTCTGGACTT GTTGACTTTTTTATTGGGCCTGATTTCCCAACACCTTTAAATGAACAACCAGAACACTTTCCTCAATCACTTCCTGCTGAATCCAATGAGCCCCAACTTCAAGACTCGGGTGACACTTTCACTATCTCTGATGAAGAAACTGGCTTAAAATCTAATGGTATACTACATGCACATTCTGACCAATCTGATGTTCAGTTATCAGGCCAGGAAACAGATGCTATTCAAGAAGCTGCACGTTCCCATAGGCCTGATTACCTTAACCTTGCTCTTTCTGATGGTGTGGGAACACCTTCACCTAAAGCAAGTGTGCCTGTCAGAGAATATAGTTCTGGGGGCAAAGTCAAGTTTGTTGTTG GTGATGATTCCAGTTATCCAAGCTATGGAAATTTCCAGACACCTATGCCAGTTGTAGCTGGTGAAGAgcaaacaattaaagaacaagaACCTGAAGAGGAGGAAGACAAAGAAAATgtgtggaaaagaaaaaaaagaagagattcAGGCAGCAAAAGAAGAGGCAGCAGTGATGATGAAGATCATGCTTTACTTAGAGTTCCTAG CATGGAAGGCAGTCAGTCAACAAAATCAGGCAAACGTCGACATCATCATCACCATGAACATTTTCACCGAGAAGATTTAATCATGAGACGCCAGAAAGGAAGTGAGGTCAAGTTAGATGAAGCTTTAAAGAAATCTCCCACAGAGACAGAGGAAGCCTCAATGTTATACAAAGCAGATCTTGATGAAATGGCAA GTCATAGATTTGAAGATCAGAGAGGTATCAGGAGACATAAAATAGCTAGAAGTAAAGGGGCACTACACTCCATTGTACACATTGGAAAATCACACCATGTGAAGAAAAGTAAAACTGTTAAAAAGTTTGATCACAGTCCACATGAG GTGTTTGTTGAACTTGATGAGCTTCATGCTGGAACTGAAGACACATGGGAGTGGCGGGAGAAAGCTCGATGGATTAAATTTGAAGAGGATGTTGAGGAAGGTGCAGATAGGTGGGGCAAACCACATGTTGCTTCATTGTCTTTTCATTCACTTCTAGAACTAAGACGAGGATTAGAGAATG GTACTGTATTGCTAGACTTGGAGGCATCAGATTTAACATCTATCATTCATAATGTTGTGGAAAATATGGTTATTAGAGACTTGGTGGAGGAGGAAGTCAAAGGGAAGCTACTTAGGACTCTACTTCTGAAGCACAA GCATGTGAGTGGCCGGTCCGCATTTCTACGGCGTAATCCTTCTTATTCTAATTTGGCCAGCCTGGATAGTTCAGGGAAAAG ACACCAGCAGAATGACAAAGGCCTACTCACATCAATTTCTCAAAGTAGTTTTGGCTCAAACCTTGGTTTGAGTAAATCTGCCAGTACTACTTCCATGACTGAGAAAAGATTAAAGGAAAATAAAGCTGCTGCCAAGTTGGAGATGGTTAAAGTGGACGTTGATAACAATATG CCTACACTACCAGAAGATATGAATAAGGTCAGTGATTATGGTACTATCAGTAGGAATGGGAGTTTGTCCCCGTCACCTAACAAAACCATGCCGATAGTGGAGAGTGATTTG actGACAAACAAACAGATGGCATACATATCGGGATAACACCTGTTGAACAAAAGAAGCATGTACAAGATATCATGCGCCGTATACCCAAAG GAGCTGAAGCCAGCAATGTTCTAGTTGGTCAAGTGGATTTCCTTAAGAAACCTGCCATGGCATTTGTTAGGCTTGCTGAGGGTCAGATGTTGGAGAATTTAACAGAAGTTCCTTTACCTGTCAG gtttttgtttatattgctTGGCCCAGAGAAAGGAGGAATGGATTACCATGAAGTTGGTCGCTCATTGTCAACATTGATGTCCAATCAG CAATTTCACAATGTTGCTTATCGGGCTGAGTCACGAGAAGACTTACTGCGTGCTATTAATAGTTTTTTGGATGATTCTATTGTGCTTCCCCCTGGTGACTGGGACCATCGGACACTTCTACCTATTACGCACATGGCAAGAAAACGAGCTTTGCTAAGgaagcagaaaaaaaaggacatggaagagaaagaag CCTTACTCTATGATAAATCTGACATTCCTAGTGACCCACTGAAAAGAACTGGCTGTCTGTTTGGAGGAGTTTATAATGACATACGAAGGCGCTTTCCACTTTACTGGAGTGATATCAAAGATGGTTTGAATGCTCAGTgtctcaagactttgttcttcATCTTCTTCACCTGTTTGTCTCCTTGTATAGCATTTGGGGGATTGTTGA GTGAAAAGACAAACAGACTAATGGGTGTAGTAGAGACTATGGTAGCAACATCTGTATTTGGGATGATGTTTAGTTTACTGTCAGGTCAGCCTCTACTTATCATTGGTGCCACTGGACCAGTTCTTGTTTTTGAAGAAAGTTTATACAAA TTTTGTAAATCTCATGAGCTTGAGTTCCTGCCTTTTCGGTTCTGGATAGGTTTATGGGTTTGTACCATAACAACTATTGCAGTGGCTTTAGAGGGCAGCTTTCTTGTCCGTTATGTGACACGTTTTGTTGAGGAGATATTTGCCATCTTAATCTCACTTATCTTTATTTATGAAGTAGTGAAAAAACTTGTGCAG ATTTTTACAGAAAATCCACTTCAAGAGTTCTATTGTGAGGAATTACCTCTGGGTAACATGAATGACAGTAACTTGACAGACATTTCTAATAGAACTTTTAAACTTTACAATGCTACATTTGATTGGTTAAATGAAACACCATCAGCAAGCTACATGTACAGTTCTAGGGAGGACACAGAAGACTTTGGCACCAAAAAGAATCAACCTAACACTGCATTGTTATCTCTTATCTTGGTGTTTGGTACATTCCTAATAGCTTACTTCCTCAGGATATTTCGAAACAGCAAGTTTCTTGGACGAAGT gtgcgGCGTGCATTGGGAGACTTCGGTGTGCTCATTGCATTAGTTTGTATGGTTATTCTTAGTTTTATTATGAAGACAACATATGTGCAG AAACTAGACATGACTGACCCACTGACCCCTACAGCATCCAACCGTGGTTGGTTTATTAACCCAATGGGCATGCataagccatttcctgtttgggTGATATTTGCTTCTGCTCTGCCAGGGTTTTTGATATTTATACTTTTGTTTATGGAAACACAAATAACTGA GATGATTCTGAACAAAAAGGAGCGTAAACTAAAGAAAGGTTCTGGCTATCATTTAGATCAGATCCTTTTGGGACTATTGACTTTCCTTGGTGGTTTGTTTGGTCTTCCTTGGATGTGTGCAGCTACAGTCAGGACAGTGGCCCATATCAGTGCATTGAGTGAATACAGCAGTACTCATGCACCAGGAGAAAAACCTCAACTACTTGGAGTCAAAGAACAAAGAGTCACTAATTTTTGTGTACATCTGTTGATTG GTGCTGCTCTGGCTGCTGGTCCAGTGCTGAGAGAAGTTCCAGTACCTGCCCTGTTTGGTGTCTTCCTCTATCTTGGTGTTTCAACACTTAGTGGTGTACAgatgtttgaaagaatgaaacttTTGTTGATGCCTGTTAAATATCACCCTTCTGTGGTTTATGTCAGAAAG gtACGGACTGGACAGATGCACAAGTTTACATTGATCCAATTGGCTTGTCTTATATTCATGATAGTTATCAAGTCCACTGATGCTGCTCTGGCCTTCCCATTCCTTCTTGTCCTACTTATGCCTTTCAGATTGAAGATTGTTAGTAAATTTTTTACACATGATGAGCTGGAGCAT CTTGACATGGAGGAGGAAGATTTTGAATTGGATGAAGAAGATGATCCTGATTTCTATCAACAAGCTCACATGCCTATATAA